Genomic DNA from Frondihabitans sp. PAMC 28766:
CGTGCAGTCGTCCGTCGGCGACGCCGCCTCGCGGCACGCCTACGTCTCGGGCCCGCCGCGGCTCGTGCACGAGGTGCGGCGGGTGCTGCGTCGCTCGGGCGTGCGGCACGTCACGTCGGACGCGTTCGCCGGCTACTGAGGCGCGGCACCAGCACCCGCTCGCGGCGTTCACACCTCCGTGCGGGCTGCGGCACCTCACCGCGGCGCGGCGCGGCGGCCCGACCGGAGGTGCGGCAGCCTGACGGGAGGTGCGGCAGCCTGACGGGAGGTGCGGCAGCCTGACGGGAGGGCGGCAGCGCTCGGCTGCCGCTGTCCGCCCCGCTAGCGTGGAGGCATGCTGACCGCCGCCGACGTCGCGGGCCTCCCGCTCGAAGAGTTCGCCTTCCCCGGGCCGCTGCGCGACCAGCTCGTCGCCGCGATCGTCGACGGGTCGAAGACGAGCACCACGTCGCTCGTCGAGGGCTACGAGCCCGACGAGCCGCTGCCCGTCGTGGGCGGCCGCGGTGTCGTGATCGACTCCGACGGGCAGCCGGTCTGCGTCATCGAGAACACCGCCGTGCGCATCGCCCCGCTCGGCGAGGTCGACGAGCAGCACGCCCGCGATGAGGGCGAGGGTTACGAGACGGTCGCCGCCTGGCGCGCGGGCCACGAGGAGTTCTGGCACGGCCCCGAGGTCCGCGCCGAGATGGGTGCCGACCACCGCGTCACCGACGCCACCCTCGCCGTGTTCGTCCGCTTCCGCGTCGTCGCCCGCTGAGCGCCCGCCCGAACGGCGAGGGTGATGTATAAATACGGAAACCCCGGCGATGTGCCGGGTATTGCACAGCAGGGATCGCTCCGGGGCCTTCTCAACCAGGAGACAGCAGCAAGTCATCTGCTCGCTTCGCCTCACTTCCCACACTCTGAACGGTGGGTCAGCGCCGAACGCCTAGGCTCATATCGCGCGGCCGGAGGCGATGAAGTCGAGCTCAATGTCTGGAACGCCGGGGCATCGGCGGGCCTGTTCCAGATTGTCGGGCACCTCGAAGTGATTCTCCGCAATGTCATCCACCGCCGGCTGTCTGCCACCAGCCCGAAGGGCGAATGGTGGCTCGACCAGACCCTCCGTCTGGACGCGCGAGCCCAAGCCGACGTTGCCAAGGCTCTCTCTCGCGCGACAAGGCACGGACAGTCCACTGCCGGGAGACTCGTCGCCGAACTCTCGTTCGGATTCTGGAGACACCTCCTGGCCAACACGTACAGCTCGACGGTGTGGCCTCGAATCCACCACGAACCGATCCTTCGAACTGACATCGCCAGGGCACTCGACGACATCGACCACCTCGCGAGCGCCCTAGCACCGGGGTCCATCGGTACTGTGATCGATGTTGCTCGGGTCATGGCCCTCGCGGGGCGCAGACCGTGAGCGAAAGAAATCAGGGCGCGGCGAGCTCGGCGGGGGTGGGCGGGTTCGCGCCGGCGCGCGAGACGGTGACGCGTGCGCTCTGCAGTGCGACGGCGGCAACGGCCTCGAGGTCGGAACGCACGATGACGCCAGCGCGCAGCTTCGGCGCCAAGCCTCGGTCGAGGATCGCCCACAGCAGCCCTGACATGAACGAGTCGCCTGCGCCGATCGTGTCGACCACCTCGACCGGCAGCGACGGCAGCGAGAGGCGATCGGCACCCGAGGCGACGAGGGCGCCGTCGCCTCCCCGCGTCATCGCGGCCAACGCCGCCCCGCGCGACAGGAACCAGTCGAGCACGGCGTCGGCCGACAGCGACGGGAACAGCCAGGCGGCGTCCTCGTCGCTGAGCTTCACCACGTGCGCGCTGGCGGCCAGCGCCTCGACCGCGGCGACGACGGCCGGGCGGGAGGGCGTGACACCCGGGCGCACGTTCGGGTCGAAGCTGAGCAGCGCGGTGCCCGTGCGCTGAGAGTCGAACAGGCGCCGCACGTCGTCGGAGCCCGGCTCGAGGGCCGACGCGATCGAACCCGCGTGGATGAGCGTGGCATCCTGTGACGCCGTGAGAGGCCCCGGGTTCCAGGCGATGTCGAAGGTGTACTCGGCGTGCCGGTCGGCCTGGATCGTCGCGACGGCGGTCGAGGTGGGCGAGTCGGTGAGAGATGCAGGATCAAGAGTCGCCGCGCTTTCGGCCAGGTGCCGAGCGATCGCGTCGCCGCGGGCGTCCCGGCCGAGCACCGACCGGAACACGGTGGGCACGCCGAGCCTCGCCAGCCCGTACGCGACGTTCATCGGGCTGCCGCCGGGGTGTTCGTCGCGCCGGTCGCCGTCGACGACGACGTCGATGAGGGCTTCGCCGACGACGAAAGCGGATGCAGGGCGAGGCGACACAGAACTCATACGACGAGAATATGGGGCGCCCCGCAGCCCCGGCGCCCCAGAATCCTTCGCGTCACCGCAGCCTCAGCGCCAGAGCAGCACCAGAGCAGCACCAGAGCAGCACCAGAGCAGCGCCAGAGCAGCACCAGCGTGCCACCGGCTAGCGCCCCAGCGTCACCGCAGGGTACTCGCCGAAGCGGCGCAGGTACGACCCGGCGAACCGCCCCGCGTGCGCGAACCCCCAGCGACGAGCCACCGCCGACACCGTCGTCTCGCCGGGCGCCATCGCCGTCAGCTCGGCTCGCACGCGGTCGAGCCGGAGGCCGCGGAGGTATTCGGTCGGCGTCGTGTCGAGCTGCTGGCTGAAGACGTGCTGGAGGCCGCGCAGGCTGAGCCCGGAGGCCGCAGCGATGTCGGTCGCCGAGATCGGCTCCTCCGACCGGGCGTGCATGAAATCGATCGCCGCGCGCAGCTTCGCGTGCGGAGGCAGGGCGAGAAGGGTCGCCGTGCGCGGTGCGTCGTGCGCGAACGTGTCGAGCAGGGCCGAGGCTGCGAGGCGATTGGCCTCCAAGCGGAGCAGGGCGCCTGCAGGCGGCTCGCCGGGGCCGCCGAGCACGGTGCGCGCGACCGAGGTGATGGTCGCCTTCCAGCGAGCCAGCGCGTCGGGCTCGGGCACGATCTGGTGATGGAAGTGCAGGGGCCCCGGGGCGGCGCCGCTCTGCTCGGCCGCGATCCGCTCGAGGAAGCGCGCGTCGAAGTGCACGAGATTCTGCCGAGCGTCGATGAA
This window encodes:
- a CDS encoding ASCH domain-containing protein, with protein sequence MLTAADVAGLPLEEFAFPGPLRDQLVAAIVDGSKTSTTSLVEGYEPDEPLPVVGGRGVVIDSDGQPVCVIENTAVRIAPLGEVDEQHARDEGEGYETVAAWRAGHEEFWHGPEVRAEMGADHRVTDATLAVFVRFRVVAR
- a CDS encoding PfkB family carbohydrate kinase yields the protein MSSVSPRPASAFVVGEALIDVVVDGDRRDEHPGGSPMNVAYGLARLGVPTVFRSVLGRDARGDAIARHLAESAATLDPASLTDSPTSTAVATIQADRHAEYTFDIAWNPGPLTASQDATLIHAGSIASALEPGSDDVRRLFDSQRTGTALLSFDPNVRPGVTPSRPAVVAAVEALAASAHVVKLSDEDAAWLFPSLSADAVLDWFLSRGAALAAMTRGGDGALVASGADRLSLPSLPVEVVDTIGAGDSFMSGLLWAILDRGLAPKLRAGVIVRSDLEAVAAVALQSARVTVSRAGANPPTPAELAAP
- a CDS encoding helix-turn-helix domain-containing protein; the encoded protein is MSTQHHDQRHDSRSSLPLHFEVEGTDLDEARDFFSDGYNGSGFHVERSARDFSYRHTASGDADMTLRSSSLMGSVRGTVQPKDKYIVAWISSGSGVMDIGGDEASMTLGRPAMFPTGKRYAFHFIDARQNLVHFDARFLERIAAEQSGAAPGPLHFHHQIVPEPDALARWKATITSVARTVLGGPGEPPAGALLRLEANRLAASALLDTFAHDAPRTATLLALPPHAKLRAAIDFMHARSEEPISATDIAAASGLSLRGLQHVFSQQLDTTPTEYLRGLRLDRVRAELTAMAPGETTVSAVARRWGFAHAGRFAGSYLRRFGEYPAVTLGR